Proteins found in one Quercus robur chromosome 2, dhQueRobu3.1, whole genome shotgun sequence genomic segment:
- the LOC126715780 gene encoding bifunctional dethiobiotin synthetase/7,8-diamino-pelargonic acid aminotransferase, mitochondrial, whose translation MYFLISLHRRGHRHLRHVKDLSTTAHSQLHVPLNHPTFLVWASNTSLGKTLVSTGLAASSLLNPTPKPRKFLYLKPIQTGFPSESDSSSVFHKLSRLSLLRRHNLPHFSLFSSNHILKASFPAANSALGQEISETPHSGMRDLGYYEEAKPEGDVGGGAASQLVCKTLYAWREAVSPHLAAERESGVVEDAAVLELLQKCLRFELEGGGEKGKETEIFCVVETAGGVASPGPSGSLQCDLYRPFRLPGILVGDGRLGGISGTISAYESLKLRGYDIAAVVFEDHGLVNEMPLLSYLRNRVPVLVLPSVPKDLSNDLMEWFDESRGVFDSLKEEMLSAYSKRMMRLQDMPKKAGEIFWWPFTQHQLVPEEAVTVIDSRHGENFAVFKAQNNEFITQQFDACASWWTQGPDTTLQTELARDMGYAAARFGHVMFPENVYEPALECAELLLEGVGKGWASRTFFSDNGSTAIEIALKMAFRKFSYDHGILSDGRKDNTASQRVKLMVLALQGSYHGDTLGAMEAQAPSSYTGFLQQPWYTGRGLFLDPPTVYMCNGVWKLSLPEGLHLEIPKLENKGFSSRDEIFHKIRDKSDLARIYSSYISEQLSQYSGSGGFYHIGALIMEPVILGAGGMHMIDPLFQRVLVNECRSKKIPVIFDEVFTGFWRLGRETAAELLGCVPDIACFAKLMTGGIIPLAATLATNAIFNSFIGESKLKALLHGHSYSGHAMGCTAAVKSIKWFKDPQTNLNITDEGRSLRELWDEDVVQQISSHPAVERVVALGTLFALELRAEGSNAGYASQYASSLLQNLRQDGIYTRPLGNVIYLMCGPCTSPEICSQLLVKLYKRLEDFDQFHQIREENSESYGG comes from the exons ATGTACTTTCTGATATCTCTCCACCGCCGCGGCCACCGCCATCTCCGCCACGTCAAAGACCTTTCCACAACCGCGCATTCACAACTCCACGTCCCTCTCAACCACCCGACCTTTCTCGTATGGGCCTCCAACACCTCCCTCGGCAAAACCCTAGTCTCCACAGGCCTCGCCGCCTCCTCTCTCCTCAACCCCACTCCGAAGCCTCGTAAATTCCTCTACCTCAAGCCCATCCAAACCGGCTTCCCTTCAGAATCCGACTCCTCCTCCGTCTTCCACAAGCTCTCCCGCCTCTCCCTGCTCCGCCGCCACAACCtccctcatttctctctcttctcctccAATCACATCCTCAAAGCCTCATTCCCCGCCGCCAATTCCGCCCTCGGCCAAGAAATCTCCGAGACCCCCCATTCTGGAATGCGCGACTTGGGCTACTACGAGGAGGCGAAGCCCGAGGGGGACGTTGGAGGCGGCGCGGCGTCCCAATTGGTGTGTAAGACGCTGTACGCGTGGCGGGAGGCCGTGTCGCCGCACCTGGCGGCCGAGAGGGAGAGCGGGGTGGTGGAGGACGCGGCGGTGCTCGAATTGCTGCAGAAGTGTTTGAGATTTGAATTGGAAGGTGGTGGGGAAAAGGGGAAGGAAACAGAGATTTTCTGTGTGGTTGAGACCGCCGGCGGGGTTGCGAGTCCCGGACCTTCGGGCTCTCTTCAATGTGACTTGTATAG GCCTTTCCGTTTACCTGGTATTCTAGTTGGAGATGGGCGGCTGGGTGGTATTTCTGGAACCATTTCAGCTTATGAGAGTTTGAAACTTCGAGGTTATGACATTGCTGCTGTTGTTTTTGAAGATCATGGCCTTGTAAATGAGATGCCATTACTGTCTTATCTGCGAAATAG ggtGCCTGTACTTGTCCTGCCATCAGTTCCGAAAGATCTATCAAATGACTTGATGGAATGGTTTGATGAATCTCGTGGTGTATTTGATTCTTTGAAGGAAGAGATGTTATCAGCTTATTCAAAAAGAATGATGAGATTGCAAGACATGCCAAAGAAAGCAGGAGAGATTTTCTGGTGGCCATTTACTCAGCACCAACTTGTACCTGAAGAAGCTGTTACAGTGATTGATTCACGACATGGTGAGAACTTTGCGGTCTTCAAG GCTCAGAATAATGAATTCATAACTCAACAGTTTGATGCATGTGCTAGTTGGTGGACTCAGGGTCCTGACACTACTTTACAG ACTGAGCTCGCAAGAGATATGGGTTATGCTGCTGCAAGATTTGGACATGTAATGTTTCCTGAGAATGTTTATGAACCAGCCTTAGAATGTGCTGAGCTTTTGCTTGAAGGTGTGGGGAAAG GTTGGGCTTCCCGAACATTCTTTTCAGATAATGGATCTACAGCAATTGAAATTGCTCTCAAGATGGCATTTCGTAAATTCTCCTATGATCATGGAATTCTTTCAGATGGTCGCAAGGATAATACAGCTAGCCAAAGGGTTAAGCTTATG GTCTTAGCTCTTCAAGGATCCTATCATGGTGATACTTTGGGTGCTATGGAAGCACAAGCGCCATCTTCTTACACAGGCTTTCTCCAGCAACCATG GTACACTGGAAGAGGCCTTTTTCTGGATCCTCCTACCGTCTACATGTGCAATGGTGTTTGGAAACTTTCCTTACCTGAAGGGTTGCATTTAGAGATTCCAAAACTTGAAAATAAGG gCTTCAGTTCACGTGATGAAATTTTTCATAAGATAAGGGATAAGTCAGATCTTGCCAGAATTTATTCGTCTTATATATCAGAACAATTATCACAATATTCTGGATCAGGAGGGTTTTACCATATAGGAGCGTTGATTATGGAACCAG TTATACTAGGTGCTGGGGGAATGCATATGATTGATCCACTTTTCCAGCGGGTACTTGTTAATGAGTGCcgaagtaaaaaaattccagtTATCTTTGATGAGGTTTTTACGGGTTTTTGGCGTCTGGGAAGAGAG ACTGCAGCAGAACTACTTGGTTGTGTGCCAGATATTGCCTGCTTTGCAAAGCTGATGACTGGTGGAATTATACCCTTGGCTGCCACGTTGGCAACAAATGCTATATTTAACTCATTTATCGGAGAATCAAAG CTGAAAGCCCTTCTGCATGGACACTCATACTCTGGACATGCTATGGGATGCACAGCAGCTGTTAAATCCATAAAATGGTTCAAAGATCCCCAGACAAACCTAAATATAACTGATGAAGGAAGGTCGCTTAGGGAG CTATGGGATGAAGATGTGGTGCAGCAGATCTCATCACATCCTGCAGTTGAAAGAGTGGTAGCACTGGGGACTCTCTTTGCCTTAGAACTCCGAGCAGAAGGCAGTAATGCTGG